The proteins below come from a single Gimesia alba genomic window:
- a CDS encoding ABC transporter permease encodes MKLRKFHFSLPLLSKELTELANRKRTYIIRTIYALLFLGCVGFIYIDLMSGLRNNPMAILGRGRQLFESMVYLQFTAIYLFLPAITCGVITQEKERNSLGLLLITRLSPSTIILEKYLGRLITMITFLMLGLPILAFAYSLGGVSPAMFINGLWLLTITMFQVAALGVLCSSFFRTTVGSFIATYIFGFLMIFGLPIAYELNLFYYGDFIRMISHTFRDSPFWSSYFTRGGFELNFMLFGPYWFDRFTWTAGTGPAAIIGTIVFSVPILLITFLFLIFAHFFLVRRAFLPARNFLLNVFKNLDRLFSKINNNRITRGVVLVKDQIRLPDNDPIAWRETSKKSLGTFRYLFRILVSLEVPVLLLCVFIATIEPDAVVPGAVMLYWLIWGLAVLLIAVSATSLISGERSHETLDVLLTTPISGNRLLEQKLAGVKRLCLVLLIPLLTIVLFETWWKWEYAQINPTNRNRYALQWLPYLIGSLLTISIYLPMLVYMFCWIGMKIKSQTKAILTALGAIIVWCILPFILAFPIFILSPSFDEDSIIYGLFLSPASYIVINEIAEFHEFGSAWGPLIVNTFIYGGCYLLFRSQCRNHIDEKLGRLGGDDADISRSPSISSINQSLLSSES; translated from the coding sequence ATGAAACTGCGCAAATTTCATTTCAGTCTCCCATTGCTGTCCAAAGAACTGACTGAGCTGGCCAACCGTAAACGAACTTATATCATCAGAACAATTTATGCACTGCTTTTTTTAGGGTGTGTCGGCTTCATATACATTGATCTGATGTCAGGTCTTCGCAATAATCCGATGGCGATTCTAGGACGAGGCCGACAATTATTTGAATCGATGGTGTATCTGCAATTTACTGCCATCTACTTGTTCCTGCCCGCGATTACCTGTGGTGTGATTACTCAAGAAAAAGAACGAAACAGTCTGGGCTTATTGCTCATTACACGTTTAAGTCCTTCTACGATCATACTGGAAAAATATCTGGGACGTTTAATCACAATGATCACGTTCCTGATGCTGGGGCTCCCCATTCTGGCGTTTGCCTATTCACTGGGTGGTGTTTCGCCCGCGATGTTCATCAATGGGCTTTGGTTACTGACCATCACCATGTTCCAGGTTGCGGCACTGGGTGTACTCTGTTCCAGTTTCTTTCGTACGACTGTGGGTTCCTTTATCGCAACCTATATTTTCGGTTTTTTGATGATATTTGGACTTCCTATCGCATACGAGTTGAATCTGTTTTATTATGGCGACTTCATTCGGATGATTTCTCACACTTTTAGAGACTCTCCTTTTTGGAGTAGCTATTTTACCCGAGGTGGCTTTGAACTCAATTTCATGTTGTTTGGTCCATACTGGTTTGACCGATTTACATGGACTGCTGGAACCGGGCCAGCAGCAATAATCGGGACGATTGTTTTCAGTGTACCCATACTCCTCATTACATTTCTGTTTTTGATTTTCGCACATTTCTTTTTAGTCCGACGCGCATTTCTCCCTGCTCGAAATTTTCTATTAAACGTTTTCAAAAATCTCGATCGATTATTTTCAAAAATTAATAACAACCGGATTACAAGAGGAGTTGTCCTCGTAAAAGATCAGATTCGCCTTCCTGACAATGATCCAATTGCATGGCGTGAAACATCGAAAAAATCATTGGGAACGTTCCGTTATCTGTTTCGTATTCTTGTGTCCTTGGAAGTTCCGGTTTTGCTGTTATGCGTATTTATTGCAACTATTGAACCCGATGCCGTTGTACCTGGTGCCGTCATGCTGTACTGGCTGATCTGGGGGCTGGCTGTTCTGTTGATTGCTGTTTCTGCAACCAGCCTGATCTCTGGTGAGCGTTCTCATGAAACCCTGGACGTATTGTTAACGACTCCCATTTCCGGAAATAGATTGCTGGAGCAAAAACTTGCTGGCGTGAAACGTTTGTGCCTGGTGCTACTGATTCCACTGTTAACAATTGTGTTGTTTGAAACCTGGTGGAAATGGGAATATGCACAGATCAATCCAACAAACAGGAATCGCTATGCGTTACAATGGTTGCCTTATCTTATCGGATCACTACTGACGATCAGCATATATCTGCCGATGTTAGTCTATATGTTCTGCTGGATCGGGATGAAAATCAAATCGCAAACCAAGGCTATTCTGACTGCATTAGGAGCGATCATCGTCTGGTGTATCCTGCCTTTTATCTTAGCGTTTCCGATTTTTATTTTGAGTCCCTCATTTGATGAAGACTCAATCATATATGGTTTATTTCTAAGCCCAGCGTCCTATATTGTCATCAATGAAATTGCGGAATTTCACGAGTTCGGTTCGGCATGGGGGCCGCTCATTGTCAATACGTTTATCTATGGTGGTTGCTATCTTTTGTTTCGTTCTCAATGCCGCAACCATATTGATGAAAAACTTGGTAGACTGGGTGGTGATGATGCAGACATTTCTCGTTCACCAAGCATCTCATCGATTAATCAATCTCTATTGAGTTCAGAATCATGA
- a CDS encoding ABC transporter ATP-binding protein, with amino-acid sequence MSIQPPMVEVNNLWVRYGKYEAVKGISFSIPKGEVFGFIGPNGAGKSSTIKVLATLQREYECDAVKINGISVNKAPHLIREMIGYMPDFFGVYEDLTAREYLHFFAAAYRINKSRRKVIVDDVLQLTDLTEKIDSPVDSLSRGMKQRLALARVLLHDPDLLLLDEPASGLDPRARIEVRELLVALKEMGKTIIISSHILHELSQLCTSIGIIEAGQFVTQGSLDHIYKRLELSRIIHVQIVGEMNGICQTIENINGVKSVTVQADRLAIQLQEDQLAVEELHAQIAASGAKIRMFQAEAMDMETVFMKLTEGKTA; translated from the coding sequence ATGAGCATACAACCCCCAATGGTGGAAGTGAATAATTTGTGGGTCCGTTACGGAAAATATGAAGCCGTAAAGGGGATTTCCTTTTCGATTCCTAAAGGTGAAGTGTTCGGCTTTATCGGTCCGAATGGTGCGGGAAAATCTTCCACGATCAAAGTTCTGGCGACGTTACAGCGTGAGTATGAGTGTGACGCTGTTAAAATAAATGGTATTTCTGTTAATAAAGCTCCTCATCTGATCAGAGAAATGATCGGCTATATGCCCGATTTCTTTGGGGTTTATGAAGACCTGACCGCCAGAGAATATTTACATTTTTTTGCAGCCGCGTATCGAATCAATAAAAGTCGTCGTAAAGTCATCGTTGACGATGTACTGCAATTGACAGATTTAACCGAAAAAATTGATTCACCGGTAGATTCATTATCACGCGGCATGAAGCAGCGTCTGGCATTGGCGCGTGTTTTATTACACGACCCGGATTTATTGTTACTTGACGAGCCGGCGAGTGGCCTGGACCCCCGTGCTCGGATTGAAGTTCGTGAACTATTAGTCGCTCTCAAGGAAATGGGAAAAACGATTATCATCTCAAGTCATATTCTGCATGAACTGTCACAGCTCTGTACGAGTATCGGTATCATCGAGGCCGGACAATTTGTCACACAGGGTTCCTTAGATCATATTTACAAACGTTTGGAATTGAGTCGAATCATTCATGTCCAAATCGTAGGTGAAATGAATGGTATCTGTCAGACAATTGAGAATATCAATGGAGTGAAATCGGTCACCGTGCAGGCAGATCGCCTGGCAATCCAATTACAGGAAGACCAACTGGCAGTGGAAGAATTGCACGCACAAATTGCAGCCAGCGGTGCAAAAATTCGCATGTTTCAGGCTGAAGCGATGGATATGGAAACCGTGTTTATGAAGTTAACGGAAGGGAAGACGGCATGA